In Cyanobacteriota bacterium, one genomic interval encodes:
- a CDS encoding penicillin-binding transpeptidase domain-containing protein — AALEQGISPNTTYPCTSLNWSGQIFAGCRSGGGSQDLWQGLAQSENVIALRVAQEVGLPRVIQTARRLGIQSELRATPGLVLGESEVTPLEMTGAFAVLANRGVAHPPHAIRRILDGSVCGQRDDPKTCRLIYDQALDPESQRTVLAPQIADTMTQMLEGVVQGGTGRNAALGSVAVAGKTGTTNNNADLWFIGYIPSQSLVTGVWLGTDELTPTRGSSALAASLWGDYMHKLVN, encoded by the coding sequence CGCAGCCTTAGAGCAGGGAATTTCTCCCAACACTACCTATCCTTGTACCAGCCTCAACTGGTCTGGACAAATCTTCGCTGGGTGTCGCTCTGGAGGGGGCAGCCAAGACCTATGGCAAGGATTAGCCCAGTCAGAAAATGTGATAGCCCTACGAGTGGCCCAGGAGGTGGGACTGCCAAGGGTAATTCAGACGGCGCGGCGATTAGGCATCCAGTCTGAGCTACGAGCTACCCCTGGCTTAGTGTTGGGAGAAAGTGAAGTCACACCCTTAGAAATGACTGGAGCCTTTGCAGTGCTAGCCAATCGAGGTGTTGCCCACCCTCCCCATGCAATTCGGCGCATTCTGGATGGTTCTGTCTGCGGTCAGCGCGATGACCCCAAAACCTGCCGTTTAATCTATGACCAGGCCCTAGACCCAGAGAGCCAGCGCACTGTCTTGGCTCCACAGATTGCCGATACCATGACCCAAATGCTGGAGGGCGTTGTTCAAGGGGGAACAGGGCGGAATGCTGCCCTTGGTTCTGTTGCTGTAGCTGGCAAGACTGGCACCACCAATAACAATGCCGATTTGTGGTTTATTGGCTATATTCCCAGCCAGTCCTTGGTTACAGGGGTATGGTTAGGAACTGACGAACTAACCCCTACCCGTGGTAGTAGTGCTCTAGCGGCATCCCTCTGGGGCGATTACATGCACAAACTTGTGAATTGA
- a CDS encoding MotA/TolQ/ExbB proton channel family protein, which produces MQRLGETLAAAGIVAIPLLIFSIVAIALITERIVFWYRINRRQTKVVRESLALYRQDPSLAQEKLEQNVDLPIARIFLEAMSLEDAEPDELALAIDGATQAEVPVIKRFNNVFDTIVTLSPLLGLLGTVLGLIRSFAALNLGDIGGTKTVGVTTGISEALTSTAFGLIVAVVTLFFANTFRGFYLRQLAMIQEYSAELELLYRRRRKQLQSSLEVSYATTLDR; this is translated from the coding sequence ATGCAAAGATTAGGTGAAACTCTAGCAGCAGCCGGGATTGTGGCTATTCCGTTGCTGATTTTTTCCATTGTGGCGATCGCCCTCATTACTGAGCGCATTGTGTTTTGGTATCGCATCAATCGCCGTCAGACTAAGGTAGTGCGAGAGTCGCTGGCTCTTTATCGCCAAGATCCATCCCTTGCCCAAGAGAAGTTAGAACAAAATGTGGATTTGCCTATTGCCCGCATTTTTCTAGAAGCCATGTCCCTAGAAGATGCAGAGCCAGATGAACTAGCTTTGGCCATTGATGGTGCAACTCAGGCGGAGGTGCCTGTCATCAAACGGTTTAATAACGTGTTCGATACGATCGTTACCCTGTCTCCCCTTTTAGGATTGTTGGGCACCGTGCTGGGATTAATTCGTTCCTTTGCGGCTCTCAACCTAGGTGACATTGGCGGCACCAAGACTGTAGGGGTTACGACTGGCATTAGCGAAGCCTTGACCTCAACGGCCTTTGGATTGATTGTTGCGGTGGTTACGCTGTTTTTTGCCAATACCTTTCGTGGATTCTATCTGCGGCAACTGGCGATGATTCAGGAATACTCTGCCGAGTTAGAGCTTCTCTATCGCCGCCGCCGGAAGCAACTACAGTCATCTCTGGAGGTGTCCTATGCGACGACGCTTGATCGTTGA